Proteins co-encoded in one Dasypus novemcinctus isolate mDasNov1 chromosome 6, mDasNov1.1.hap2, whole genome shotgun sequence genomic window:
- the LOC111758627 gene encoding interferon-induced protein with tetratricopeptide repeats 1-like, with protein sequence MSKNVEEHLVKDRLEQLKCHFTWELFIEDTEILDLENRILEEIQFLDTKYNVGIHNLLAYVKHLNGQNEEALKSLKEAEDLIQQEHADQSDLRSLVTWGNYAWVYFHMGRLTETLTYLDKVENTCKKFANLSRNRMECPETKCEEGWALLKCGGKNYERAKACFEEVLEVDPENPESSTGYAITLFRLDGLITAKQGEHGFSLYPLRQAIRLNPGDAYIKVLLALKLQEAGQEAEGEKYIEEALTSMSSQTYVWRYAAKFYRRNDSRDKALQLLNRALQAAPASVVLHHQIGLCYKEKVIQIKKATNNQPRGRDRENVNEMIRLAISHFEFAVKQKPTFETAYLHLAKMYIEAGDYRKAEDTYQKVLCMKPVTKEKQQDIYFHYGHFQEFQKKSDTDAIIQYIKVLKIENASFSRDKSLSSLEKLALRKLRRNESDVESLSLLGFVYKCKGKMNEALEYYERAIKLAADLENL encoded by the exons ATGAG TAAGAATGTTGAAGAGCATCTGGTCAAGGATAGACTGGAACAGCTGAAATGTCACTTTACTTGGGAGTTGTTCATTGAAGACACTGAAATTCTTGATTTAGAAAACAGGATCTTGGAGGAGATTCAGTTCCTGGATACCAAATACAATGTGGGAATACACAACCTACTGGCCTATGTGAAACACCTGAATGGCCAGAATGAGGAAGCCCTGAAGAGCTTGAAAGAAGCTGAAGACTTAATCCAGCAAGAACATGCTGACCAATCTGACCTGAGAAGTCTGGTTACCTGGGGCAACTATGCCTGGGTGTATTTCCACATGGGCAGACTGACAGAAACCCTGACTTACCTGGACAAGGTGGAGAACACTTGCAAGAAGTTTGCAAATCTCTCCCGCAATAGAATGGAGTGTCCTGAGACGAAGTGTGAGGAAGGATGGGCCTTGCTGAAGTGTGGAGGAAAGAATTACGAACGGGCCAAGGCCTGCTTTGAAGAAGTTCTGGAGGTGGACCCTGAAAACCCTGAATCCAGCACTGGGTACGCTATTACCCTCTTTCGCCTGGATGGCCTTATCACAGCAAAACAGGGAGAACACGGGTTTTCTCTGTATCCCCTGAGGCAGGCCATCAGGCTAAATCCAGGAGATGCATATATTAAGGTTCTCCTTGCGCTGAAGCTCCAGGAAGCAGGACAAGAAGCTGAAGGAGAAAAGTACATTGAAGAAGCACTGACCAGCATGTCCTCGCAGACCTATGTCTGGCGATATGCGGCCAAGTTTTACAGAAGAAATGACTCCCGGGATAAAGCTCTTCAGCTCTTAAATAGGGCCTTGCAGGCAGCACCAGCCTCTGTAGTCCTGCATCACCAGATAGGGCTCTGCTACAAAGAGAAAGTAATCCAAATAAAGAAAGCTACAAACAACCAGCCTAGGGGGCGGGACAGGGAAAATGTCAATGAAATGATAAGATTAGCTATCTCTCATTTTGAATTCGCTGTGAAACAAAAGCCCACATTTGAAACTGCTTATCTACATCTGGCAAAAATGTATATAGAAGCAGGTGACTACCGAAAAGCTGAAGACACTTATCAAAAAGTGTTATGCATGAAACCAGTCACCAAAGAAAAACAGCAAGACATATATTTCCACTATGGTCACTTTCaggaatttcaaaagaaatctgaCACTGATGCAATTATCCAGTATataaaagtactaaaaatagaaaatgcatCCTTTTCAAGGGATAAAAGCCTCAGTTCCTTGGAGAAATTGGCTTTAAGGAAACTTCGGAGAAATGAATCAGATGTAGAAAGTCTGAGCCTCCTTGGGTTCGTCTACAAATGCAAAGGGAAAATGAATGAAGCCTTGGAGTACTACGAGAGGGCCATAAAGCTGGCTGCTGACTTAGAGAATCTGTGA